A region from the Nonlabens sp. YIK11 genome encodes:
- a CDS encoding SusC/RagA family TonB-linked outer membrane protein, translating into MKRITLVMLLLCCITSWAQITITGTVNDVTGNPIAFANVAERGTENGTTTSVDGRYSITVANDAVLVFSYIGYQSQTVPVNNATVLNITLQEGDALDEVVITALGIKREERELGYAVQTLDTEDIQEVKSVNLVDNLQGKVAGITVTPGATGVGSSSKITIRGEASFSNNNPLFIVDGTPVNNNSVFNFTNEAAAGFQEVDFGNGAGEINQDDIASVSVLKGPAAAALYGTRAANGAIIIETKSGGKKRGLGVSYNTSFFVDSAFKLPEFQNEFGQGNSGQFEYVDGLGGGINDNISYSWGPRLDQGTLIPQFDSPVTLPDGTVVRGGDTALYSGLDITPTPFVSHPDNLKDFYETGYTAINNISVSNGFEKGDYRLSFTDLRSESIIPGVNLDRQTVAAKLNFRPSDRTRINASINYVNSASDNRPSNGYGSENVNYSLVAWGPRSLNIDSLRDYWQPGLEGVQQYSFNYTFFDNPYFILKENRNSFGRDRLFGNISLSRKLTPELTATIRSGMDYSNEKRRFLRNYSSNRFRNGAYAEHDVFYREINTDFLLNYKKQFGDISFDASVGGNRLNQTAQTTQVQTTSLAQPGIFSLNNAASPIETFGFTSEKRINSLYAFAKAGYKNFLYLDITARNDWSSALATPFTADNTSFFYPSISTSFILSNVVELPRVIDFAKIRASYAEVGNDTNPYQTQGTFLSQTPVNSQPTFTNQDFIPNANLKPETTSSIELGFDVRLLKQRLNLDFTYYNAVTDDQILSLPIAISSGFSQQVVNGGSVRNQGVEIILNAIPVQNANFQWSSTVNFASSRAIVESLPQEDGRLTLGFSRVYDNADQTVFHQVEEGGRVGDLYGTGYTRNEVGEFILTPAGRFIADPELKKLGNYNADFTVGLTNSFQYKNFDASFLLDWRQGGILVSRTLALGAVGGQLNDTSFRPEAGIVADGVVNTGTAQNPVYVQNTTAVTAESYYRQFYDRNHEENNVYDASYLKLRQFSIGYNFELKEGAFGIFGDGADLRISLIGRNLFAFSEIPHFDPEQLAVQGQGFVNGVEDMSYASTRSIGLKAGINF; encoded by the coding sequence ATGAAGAGAATTACTCTTGTCATGCTCCTGCTGTGTTGTATCACGAGTTGGGCGCAAATTACAATTACGGGAACCGTCAATGATGTGACAGGAAATCCCATAGCCTTTGCAAACGTTGCAGAGCGCGGTACTGAAAACGGTACGACAACTAGTGTAGATGGAAGGTATTCCATTACCGTAGCTAATGATGCGGTTCTGGTATTTTCATACATAGGCTACCAAAGCCAGACGGTTCCAGTTAACAATGCTACTGTTTTGAACATCACTCTACAAGAAGGCGATGCGCTGGATGAGGTTGTGATTACAGCTTTAGGTATCAAACGTGAAGAACGAGAACTGGGCTATGCCGTACAAACCTTGGATACAGAAGATATTCAGGAAGTAAAGTCGGTCAATCTGGTTGATAACCTTCAAGGCAAGGTGGCTGGTATTACCGTAACACCTGGCGCGACAGGCGTTGGTTCTTCGTCTAAAATAACCATACGTGGCGAGGCGAGTTTCTCAAACAACAATCCGTTATTTATCGTGGATGGAACGCCAGTCAATAACAACTCGGTTTTCAATTTTACAAACGAAGCCGCAGCTGGTTTTCAAGAAGTAGATTTTGGGAATGGAGCAGGTGAGATCAACCAGGATGACATCGCCAGTGTATCTGTACTTAAAGGACCTGCAGCCGCAGCACTTTACGGCACAAGAGCTGCCAATGGAGCCATCATTATAGAAACTAAAAGCGGCGGCAAAAAAAGAGGATTGGGTGTTTCATATAATACCAGCTTCTTTGTGGATAGTGCTTTTAAACTCCCAGAATTTCAGAATGAATTTGGTCAGGGAAACAGCGGTCAGTTTGAATACGTGGATGGTTTAGGTGGTGGTATCAATGATAACATCTCCTATTCTTGGGGACCACGACTGGATCAAGGTACGTTGATCCCACAATTTGATAGTCCAGTGACTTTGCCAGATGGAACGGTAGTTCGCGGTGGTGATACCGCTTTATACAGTGGTCTGGACATCACGCCTACACCTTTTGTGAGCCATCCAGATAATTTGAAGGATTTCTATGAGACCGGTTACACGGCCATCAACAATATATCGGTAAGTAATGGTTTTGAAAAAGGAGACTATCGATTGAGCTTTACAGACCTGCGCAGCGAGAGCATCATTCCTGGTGTCAATCTGGACCGTCAAACCGTTGCTGCAAAACTTAATTTTAGGCCTAGCGACCGTACAAGAATCAACGCTAGCATCAACTATGTGAATAGTGCATCAGACAACAGACCGTCCAACGGTTATGGTAGTGAGAATGTCAACTACTCACTGGTCGCTTGGGGACCACGTTCTTTAAACATTGACAGTTTGCGTGACTACTGGCAGCCTGGATTGGAAGGCGTGCAGCAGTACTCGTTCAACTATACGTTTTTTGACAATCCCTATTTCATACTTAAAGAAAACCGCAACAGCTTTGGTCGTGACAGGCTTTTTGGAAACATATCGCTTTCGCGAAAGCTAACTCCAGAGCTAACCGCAACCATACGATCTGGTATGGATTACAGCAATGAGAAGCGACGTTTCCTGCGCAACTATTCTTCCAACAGGTTTAGAAATGGAGCCTATGCAGAGCATGATGTTTTCTACCGTGAGATCAACACAGATTTCCTGCTCAATTATAAAAAGCAATTTGGAGACATTAGTTTTGATGCCAGTGTTGGTGGGAATCGTTTGAACCAGACGGCACAAACCACCCAAGTACAGACCACTAGCCTTGCGCAACCAGGAATTTTCTCCTTGAACAATGCAGCGAGCCCGATTGAAACCTTTGGCTTTACTTCAGAGAAAAGGATTAATAGTTTGTACGCTTTCGCGAAAGCAGGCTACAAAAATTTCCTCTATCTAGACATCACAGCCCGTAACGACTGGTCCAGCGCTCTCGCAACCCCATTCACGGCAGATAATACTTCGTTCTTTTATCCGTCCATATCGACCAGTTTTATATTGAGCAACGTAGTTGAACTCCCTAGAGTCATTGATTTTGCCAAAATACGCGCGAGTTATGCAGAGGTTGGTAACGATACCAATCCGTACCAGACTCAAGGAACTTTCCTGTCGCAAACGCCTGTAAACTCACAGCCTACGTTTACCAACCAGGATTTTATCCCAAATGCCAATTTGAAGCCAGAGACGACCTCTAGCATCGAGTTAGGTTTTGATGTGCGTTTGCTTAAACAGCGATTGAACCTTGATTTCACCTATTACAATGCCGTGACAGATGACCAGATTCTTTCCTTGCCTATTGCCATCTCATCAGGATTTAGCCAGCAGGTAGTCAATGGTGGTTCGGTTAGAAATCAAGGGGTCGAAATTATTTTGAACGCCATTCCTGTTCAAAATGCCAATTTCCAGTGGAGTTCCACCGTGAATTTTGCCAGCAGTAGAGCCATTGTTGAGAGCCTGCCACAGGAAGATGGTCGTTTGACTTTGGGCTTTTCCAGAGTCTATGACAATGCCGACCAGACCGTTTTTCATCAAGTAGAAGAAGGCGGTCGCGTGGGCGATTTATATGGAACCGGTTACACGCGCAATGAAGTCGGCGAGTTTATTTTGACTCCAGCAGGTCGTTTTATCGCAGATCCAGAACTTAAAAAATTAGGTAACTACAATGCAGATTTCACTGTAGGGTTGACCAATTCATTCCAATACAAAAACTTTGATGCATCGTTCTTGTTGGACTGGAGACAAGGTGGGATTTTAGTTTCACGAACGCTAGCCCTAGGTGCTGTTGGCGGCCAGTTGAACGACACCTCGTTTAGGCCAGAAGCTGGAATTGTTGCCGATGGCGTAGTCAATACAGGAACGGCGCAGAATCCAGTGTATGTTCAAAACACCACAGCGGTCACTGCAGAGAGTTATTACCGTCAGTTTTATGACCGTAACCATGAAGAGAACAATGTGTACGATGCCAGTTATTTGAAATTGCGTCAGTTCTCTATAGGCTACAATTTTGAATTGAAGGAAGGTGCTTTCGGCATCTTCGGCGATGGTGCAGACTTGCGTATTTCATTGATAGGTAGAAACTTGTTTGCCTTTAGTGAGATTCCGCATTTTGATCCAGAGCAGCTGGCCGTGCAAGGACAAGGCTTCGTCAATGGTGTCGAGGACATGTCCTATGCATCAACAAGAAGCATCGGTTTGAAAGCTGGCATCAATTTTTAA
- a CDS encoding SusD/RagB family nutrient-binding outer membrane lipoprotein produces the protein MKHIKHYSLMMVAFLGLAIVSCTNDFEELNTNPNAPVSVQPSLLLRQVIYDYGEQMSYEGFVAGGLLSQHLTALDFNLFDRHALKSPQLGGDPWPIFYRNLRDNEIIIEQSQTTPAFAVYEGPALIFKAYMTAGLTDIFGDVPYTEAFKGLDGTVQPAYDLQEDIYLQENGILDNLDKGIAAIQAYNGSIALEGDVLFNGDLDAWVRFANSLKIKALVRISSKENVNARLQAVYAAQNYISSNDQNAVFNFTDGEPNNFRMARLRAGDFNNFVMSETMEEVLEGLNDDRINVLFRPRANNGNGDDFEGLINGIDASSTSVSLADYSLAGTIFRENTGMLDANYMTAWETNFLLAEAAQKGLITAPAQELYETGVAQAYEYWNTPLPADYLTTTGAYAANGNDPIQQIITQKWIANMINGYEGWIEYRRTGFPVLKNVSASLNNGLIPVRMPYPAEEAALNADNYSTAAAATNDNSINVPVWWDE, from the coding sequence ATGAAACATATAAAACATTACAGCCTTATGATGGTGGCTTTTCTAGGTCTGGCCATCGTATCCTGTACCAACGATTTTGAAGAATTAAATACAAATCCTAACGCTCCAGTTAGCGTACAGCCCAGCTTGCTGTTGAGACAGGTGATCTACGACTACGGCGAGCAAATGTCCTATGAAGGTTTTGTGGCTGGTGGTTTGTTGAGCCAACACTTGACTGCACTGGATTTTAATCTCTTTGACCGCCATGCGTTGAAAAGTCCACAACTAGGTGGTGATCCATGGCCTATTTTTTACAGGAATTTGAGAGACAATGAAATCATTATCGAGCAGTCGCAAACCACACCAGCCTTTGCGGTTTATGAAGGACCAGCTTTGATTTTCAAAGCTTACATGACCGCTGGCTTGACAGATATTTTTGGAGACGTGCCGTATACAGAAGCTTTTAAAGGACTGGACGGCACGGTGCAACCCGCTTATGATCTACAAGAAGATATCTATCTCCAGGAAAACGGAATTCTAGATAATCTGGATAAAGGTATTGCAGCCATTCAGGCTTACAACGGTTCGATTGCATTAGAAGGTGATGTGCTTTTTAATGGCGATCTGGATGCTTGGGTGCGATTTGCCAATAGTTTGAAGATAAAGGCACTGGTACGTATCTCTTCAAAAGAGAATGTGAACGCAAGATTACAAGCTGTTTATGCGGCACAGAATTACATTAGTTCCAACGATCAAAATGCGGTATTCAATTTTACTGATGGTGAGCCTAACAACTTCCGTATGGCGCGGTTGAGAGCTGGTGACTTCAACAACTTTGTTATGAGTGAAACCATGGAAGAGGTTCTGGAAGGTTTGAATGATGATCGCATCAATGTGCTTTTTAGACCGCGAGCAAACAATGGTAACGGTGATGATTTTGAAGGATTGATCAACGGTATCGATGCCTCTTCCACCTCAGTAAGTCTTGCAGATTATTCTCTTGCAGGCACCATCTTTAGGGAAAATACGGGAATGCTGGATGCCAATTACATGACGGCATGGGAAACTAACTTTCTTTTAGCTGAAGCTGCTCAAAAGGGACTCATCACGGCACCAGCTCAAGAGTTATATGAAACTGGCGTGGCACAAGCCTATGAATATTGGAATACGCCTTTACCAGCAGACTATCTCACTACAACAGGTGCGTATGCGGCTAATGGTAATGATCCCATTCAGCAAATCATCACCCAAAAATGGATTGCTAACATGATCAATGGCTATGAAGGCTGGATTGAGTACAGAAGAACAGGTTTTCCTGTGTTGAAAAATGTTTCTGCCAGCTTGAATAACGGTTTAATTCCGGTAAGAATGCCTTATCCTGCAGAGGAAGCCGCCTTGAATGCTGATAATTACAGCACCGCTGCCGCTGCAACAAATGACAACAGTATTAACGTACCGGTCTGGTGGGACGAGTAA